A section of the Struthio camelus isolate bStrCam1 chromosome 18, bStrCam1.hap1, whole genome shotgun sequence genome encodes:
- the MAPRE1 gene encoding microtubule-associated protein RP/EB family member 1, which produces MAVNVYSTSVTSDNLSRHDMLAWINESLQLTLTKIEQLCSGAAYCQFMDMLFPGSVALKKVKFQAKLEHEYIQNFKILQAGFKRMGVDKIIPVDKLVKGKFQDNFEFVQWFKKFFDANYDGKEYDPVAARQGQETVAPNLVAPVVNKPKKALSSSSAAPQRPIVTQRTAATPKGGTGMVKKAPGDDESAGLIEQINVLKLTVEDLEKERDFYFGKLRNIELICQENEGENDPVLQRIVEILYATDEGFVIPDEGAPQEEQEEY; this is translated from the exons ATGGCAGTTAATGTGTATTCTACTTCAGTGACTAGCGATAACTTGAGTCGACATGACATGCTTGCGTGGATCAATGAGTCTCTGCAGCTGACCCTGACAAAGATTGAACAGTTATGCTCCG GTGCTGCCTACTGTCAGTTCATGGACATGCTCTTCCCAGGTTCTGTAGCGCTCAAGAAAGTGAAGTTTCAAGCAAAATTGGAGCATGAGTACATTCAAAACTTCAAGATTCTACAAGCAGGTTTTAAGCGAATGGGTGTTGACAAA aTAATTCCTGTGGACAAGCTAGTTAAAGGAAAATTTCAGGACAACTTTGAATTTGTTCAGTGGTTCAAAAAGTTTTTTGATGCAAACTATGATGGGAAAGAGTATGATCCTGTTGCTGCTCGGCAAGGCCAGGAGACTGTAGCACCAAACCTCGTTGCTCCAGTTGTGAACAAACCCAAGAAAGCTCTCAGTTCTAGCAGTGCAG CCCCACAGAGGCCCATTGTTACACAGAGAACTGCAGCAACTCCAAAAGGTGGTACTGGAATGGTCAAAAAGGCTCCGGGAGATGATGAATCAGCAGGATTGATCGAGCAG ATCAATGTATTGAAACTCACTGTTGAAGatttggagaaggagagagacttCTACTTTGGCAAACTGAGAAACATTGAATTGATCTGCCAGGAGAATGAAGGGGAGAATGATCCAGTGTTGCAGCGGATTGTGGAAATTCTTTATGCCACAGAT gaAGGCTTTGTGATACCTGACGAAGGAGCACCGCAGGAGGAACAAGAAGAGTATTAA